A region from the Streptomyces sp. 3214.6 genome encodes:
- a CDS encoding nucleoside deaminase — MDLLDQATARTWLATAVDEARAGLAEGGIPIGAALYGPDGVLLGRGHNRRVQDGDPSMHAETAAFRAAGRQRTYRGTTMVTTLSPCWYCSGLVRQFGISRVVIGEAVTFHGGHDWLAEHGVEIVLLDDPGCVAMMRDFIDTHPALWNEDIGE; from the coding sequence ATGGACCTTCTGGATCAGGCGACGGCACGGACCTGGCTCGCCACCGCCGTCGACGAGGCCCGGGCCGGGCTCGCCGAGGGGGGCATCCCGATCGGGGCCGCGCTCTACGGCCCGGACGGCGTCCTGCTGGGCCGCGGGCACAACCGCCGTGTCCAGGACGGCGACCCCTCGATGCACGCGGAGACGGCCGCGTTCCGCGCGGCGGGGCGACAGCGCACGTACCGCGGTACGACGATGGTGACGACCCTGTCCCCCTGCTGGTACTGCTCCGGACTGGTCCGCCAGTTCGGCATCTCGCGTGTCGTGATCGGCGAGGCGGTCACCTTCCACGGCGGCCACGACTGGCTGGCGGAACACGGCGTAGAGATCGTGCTCCTGGACGACCCCGGGTGCGTGGCGATGATGCGCGACTTCATCGACACCCACCCGGCCCTGTGGAACGAGGACATCGGTGAGTGA
- a CDS encoding CDP-alcohol phosphatidyltransferase family protein yields MVAAPVLEELREVCQPQAKLASRNGEHWAGRLYMRRVSLRFTRQLVRTRVTPDQLTWTMVGCGVLSGAALLIPGLAGAVLAALLMQLFLLFDCVDGEVARWKGQNSATGIYVDRLGAYLADAALMIGFGFRAAESGLGGWAGFNGWVSLGLATALGVVLLKASTDLVDVARARRGLAVADDESTAPRSQGVASLRRLAAAFKIHRVTNGIEASLVLVVVAFADAATDSVDPTRWALAAIAVITWLMVPAHLLSILSSSRLR; encoded by the coding sequence ATGGTTGCTGCTCCGGTGTTGGAGGAGCTGCGGGAGGTCTGTCAGCCGCAGGCCAAACTGGCGAGCCGCAACGGCGAACACTGGGCGGGCCGGCTGTACATGCGGCGGGTCTCCCTGCGCTTCACCCGCCAGCTGGTGCGCACCCGAGTCACCCCGGACCAGCTGACCTGGACGATGGTGGGGTGCGGGGTGCTGTCCGGGGCCGCGCTGCTGATCCCGGGCCTGGCCGGGGCCGTCCTCGCGGCCCTCCTCATGCAGTTGTTCCTGCTGTTCGACTGCGTGGACGGCGAGGTCGCCCGCTGGAAGGGCCAGAACAGCGCGACCGGCATCTACGTCGACCGGCTCGGCGCGTACCTCGCCGACGCGGCGCTGATGATCGGCTTCGGCTTCCGCGCGGCGGAGTCGGGCCTCGGCGGCTGGGCGGGCTTCAACGGCTGGGTGTCCCTCGGCCTCGCGACGGCACTCGGCGTCGTGCTGCTGAAGGCCTCGACCGACCTGGTGGACGTGGCCCGCGCCCGCCGGGGGCTGGCCGTCGCCGACGACGAGTCCACCGCGCCCCGCTCGCAGGGCGTGGCCTCACTGCGCCGGCTCGCCGCCGCCTTCAAGATCCACCGGGTCACCAACGGCATCGAGGCGTCCCTGGTCCTCGTCGTCGTGGCGTTCGCCGACGCGGCCACCGACTCCGTCGACCCGACCCGCTGGGCGCTCGCCGCCATCGCCGTCATCACCTGGCTGATGGTCCCGGCCCACCTGCTGTCGATCCTGTCGTCGTCCCGGCTGCGCTGA
- a CDS encoding DUF7848 domain-containing protein codes for MTEHTESQIETGTVVYDPRSDKVGEYRGKAGPYALLRPVGGGREWEARPELIRPATTGERLSAGVRAANSRSFQGSQDPPTPAPVRDCAACEDLAGLREQARARRDGTAETDANVLLRRHQRRYHTAFLGLQEYALVPDASADAEYETSCADCHAGSGAHRNPSDVEEWQRGHTHETGHTRYRRTVADYAVFTPR; via the coding sequence ATGACCGAGCACACCGAAAGCCAGATCGAAACGGGAACGGTCGTCTACGACCCCAGGTCGGACAAGGTGGGCGAGTACCGAGGCAAGGCGGGCCCCTATGCGCTGCTGCGCCCGGTCGGCGGAGGACGGGAGTGGGAAGCCCGCCCGGAGCTGATCCGCCCGGCTACCACCGGTGAACGCCTCAGCGCGGGCGTCCGCGCCGCCAACTCCCGTTCGTTCCAGGGATCGCAGGATCCGCCCACTCCCGCCCCCGTCCGTGACTGCGCCGCCTGCGAAGACCTGGCCGGTCTCCGCGAACAGGCCAGGGCCCGCCGCGACGGCACCGCCGAGACCGACGCGAACGTACTCCTGCGCCGTCACCAACGCCGATACCACACAGCCTTCCTGGGCCTCCAGGAGTACGCACTCGTCCCGGACGCCTCGGCCGACGCGGAGTACGAGACGTCGTGCGCCGACTGCCACGCCGGTTCCGGTGCCCACCGGAACCCCTCCGACGTGGAGGAATGGCAGCGCGGCCACACCCACGAGACCGGGCACACCCGCTACCGCCGCACCGTCGCCGACTACGCGGTGTTCACTCCGCGGTGA
- a CDS encoding helix-turn-helix domain-containing protein, with the protein MLFGELLRHFREGALLTQEALARAIPCDRSFVARVEAATRVPQDTFAKKCDEVLGTGGALGRLWGRVDWYAAVEHPDWFKRRAEMDTEAVSLWEYQERVMPGMLQTPEYAHALFSRVASGDEVEERVRARLSRQQRFLTEGGPLYVVVMDESCLRNVVGSSEVMRDQCAHLLSVGRRSNIRIQVAPADFPELLRPNVSMSLIELPDGHRWVYSESVDRGHFNDDPAVFTSHSHAYDVLRADALSARESAVLIGDAMEGYGRHAQAGTQRGDLDQEQLQRRERRQLPRSRPRIHLRRPRP; encoded by the coding sequence ATGCTGTTCGGGGAGCTGTTACGCCACTTCCGCGAGGGGGCGCTGCTGACGCAGGAGGCGCTGGCGAGGGCGATCCCGTGCGACAGGTCTTTTGTGGCCCGCGTGGAGGCGGCGACCCGGGTACCGCAGGACACGTTCGCCAAGAAGTGCGATGAAGTGCTGGGTACGGGTGGGGCGTTGGGGCGGCTGTGGGGGCGGGTCGACTGGTACGCGGCAGTAGAGCATCCCGACTGGTTCAAGCGGCGCGCAGAAATGGACACGGAGGCGGTCTCCCTCTGGGAGTACCAAGAGCGCGTGATGCCAGGCATGTTGCAGACGCCGGAGTACGCACATGCTCTGTTCTCGCGTGTCGCCAGCGGCGATGAAGTGGAGGAACGCGTTCGAGCGCGATTGAGTCGACAGCAGCGATTCCTGACCGAGGGCGGCCCGTTGTACGTCGTCGTCATGGACGAGAGCTGCCTGCGCAACGTCGTGGGCAGCTCGGAGGTCATGCGGGACCAGTGCGCACACCTGCTGAGCGTTGGCCGACGCTCCAACATCCGTATCCAGGTGGCCCCCGCGGATTTCCCTGAACTCCTGCGCCCCAACGTTTCCATGTCGCTGATCGAGCTACCTGACGGGCACCGATGGGTGTACTCGGAGTCGGTGGACCGTGGCCATTTCAACGACGATCCGGCCGTCTTCACAAGCCATAGCCACGCCTATGATGTGCTCAGGGCGGACGCTCTGTCAGCCCGGGAGTCCGCCGTCCTGATCGGCGACGCGATGGAAGGGTACGGGCGGCATGCGCAGGCAGGAACTCAACGCGGCGATCTGGATCAAGAGCAGCTACAGCGGCGAGAACGGCGGCAACTGCCTCGAAGTCGCCCCCGAATTCACCTCCGTCGTCCCCGTCCGTGA
- a CDS encoding type II toxin-antitoxin system VapB family antitoxin, giving the protein MARTVIDVDDEMLAEAAAIFGTTTKVATVNAALEDAIKRRKRAAFLGWLAEGGLPDLTGPVETSKTVDDPHQAA; this is encoded by the coding sequence ATGGCTCGGACAGTCATCGACGTCGACGATGAAATGCTCGCCGAGGCGGCAGCGATCTTCGGCACTACGACCAAGGTCGCGACGGTGAACGCCGCTCTGGAGGACGCGATCAAGCGCAGGAAGCGCGCGGCCTTCCTGGGCTGGCTCGCGGAAGGCGGGCTGCCTGACCTGACCGGTCCGGTCGAAACCTCGAAGACCGTGGACGACCCGCACCAGGCCGCATGA
- a CDS encoding PIN domain nuclease, with protein MNDRYLIDKSALARYPKPAVRAVIDPLHNAGLLAVCGAVELEILHSARSKADAERIRDEMRGFDWLPTPDEAWDRALDVQTRLITVGNWKALSVSDLVIAATAERHGATVLHYDGDYDMIAGVTGQPTRWVVSPGTAD; from the coding sequence ATGAACGACCGCTACCTCATCGACAAGTCCGCGCTCGCCCGCTACCCGAAACCGGCGGTTCGCGCGGTGATCGATCCGCTTCACAATGCGGGCCTGCTGGCGGTGTGCGGCGCTGTCGAACTTGAAATTCTGCACAGTGCCCGTTCCAAGGCGGACGCGGAGCGGATCCGCGATGAGATGCGGGGCTTCGACTGGTTGCCCACGCCGGACGAGGCGTGGGACCGTGCGCTGGACGTGCAGACGCGGCTCATCACAGTCGGCAACTGGAAGGCTCTGTCGGTCTCCGACCTGGTCATCGCGGCGACCGCCGAGCGTCATGGTGCGACGGTCCTGCACTACGACGGTGACTACGACATGATCGCCGGCGTGACGGGCCAGCCGACCCGCTGGGTGGTCTCGCCGGGCACCGCCGACTGA
- a CDS encoding ABC transporter substrate-binding protein: protein MADGGRNGDRSPLVRWLREVWEIRLYRYLALLVTAALVVGVVFAVRAVTEENRACGPGVARPADSDECVGVATGPYDFGHAQLRDTVQAIDRENDRLKAGSYVTIALMLPYTASTPSTLSDIQHEVQGAYLAQWQANHTSNGQAPSIRLVLANPGATSDHWETMVDQLERMTKSADRLRAVAGVGQSTDNNKKAVAELTARGIPVVGASITADDLANGRRGKDPLPGLARVAPTNTDEARALASFAKVNAGRALLVYDKPGDPYTRTLQTSFAALLKGSPYEPQPFTPPADRTQEGTTANTFRQITHLVCDTSAETDTILFAGRHTQLRQFINALGTRGCQNRRFTVLTGDEGSYLSGDKKLDRTALTHNLSVRYTALAHPDAWTQSPPGRGGSAADAKVLTDLVARAVREPVGPIGPVALDDGQLIIAYDAITLAVHGIREATPDGGTVPPLADVGLQWPQVKGSLRVNGASGWICLDVHGNPYDKAVPIVELHADGGSRFVRIAWPEGKPPAGECLPPS from the coding sequence ATGGCCGACGGAGGCAGGAACGGCGACAGAAGTCCGCTGGTGCGGTGGCTGCGGGAGGTCTGGGAGATCCGCCTCTACCGCTATCTGGCGCTGCTGGTCACGGCGGCCCTGGTGGTCGGGGTGGTCTTCGCCGTGCGGGCGGTCACCGAGGAGAACCGTGCCTGCGGGCCCGGCGTGGCCCGTCCGGCCGACAGCGACGAGTGCGTGGGCGTGGCCACGGGACCGTACGACTTCGGGCATGCCCAGCTGCGGGACACGGTGCAGGCCATCGACCGGGAGAACGACCGGCTCAAGGCGGGCAGTTACGTCACCATCGCGCTGATGCTCCCGTACACCGCGTCCACTCCCTCCACGCTCAGCGACATCCAACACGAGGTGCAGGGCGCGTACCTGGCGCAGTGGCAGGCCAACCACACCTCCAACGGGCAGGCCCCGTCGATCCGGCTGGTGCTCGCCAACCCGGGGGCCACCAGCGACCACTGGGAGACGATGGTCGACCAGTTGGAGCGGATGACGAAGAGCGCCGACCGGCTGCGGGCGGTCGCCGGGGTCGGCCAGAGCACCGACAACAACAAGAAGGCGGTCGCAGAACTGACCGCGCGGGGCATCCCGGTGGTCGGCGCGTCCATCACCGCCGACGACCTCGCCAACGGCCGGCGCGGCAAGGACCCGCTGCCCGGGCTGGCCCGGGTCGCCCCCACCAACACCGACGAGGCGCGCGCCCTGGCCTCGTTCGCCAAGGTCAACGCGGGCCGGGCGCTGCTGGTGTACGACAAGCCGGGCGACCCGTACACGCGGACGCTCCAGACGTCGTTCGCCGCGCTGCTCAAGGGCTCGCCCTACGAGCCGCAGCCGTTCACCCCGCCCGCCGACCGCACCCAGGAGGGGACGACGGCGAACACCTTCCGGCAGATCACCCACCTGGTGTGCGACACCTCGGCGGAGACCGACACGATCCTGTTCGCCGGCCGCCACACGCAGTTGCGCCAGTTCATCAACGCGCTCGGCACCCGAGGCTGCCAGAACCGCAGGTTCACGGTGCTGACCGGCGACGAGGGCTCGTATCTGTCCGGCGACAAGAAGCTGGACCGCACGGCCCTCACCCACAACCTGTCCGTCCGCTACACGGCCCTCGCCCACCCGGACGCCTGGACGCAGTCCCCGCCGGGGCGGGGCGGCTCGGCGGCGGACGCGAAGGTCCTCACCGACCTCGTCGCCCGCGCCGTCCGCGAGCCCGTCGGCCCGATCGGCCCGGTCGCCCTGGACGACGGCCAGCTGATCATCGCCTACGACGCGATCACGCTGGCCGTCCACGGCATCCGTGAGGCCACCCCGGACGGCGGGACCGTCCCGCCCCTCGCGGACGTCGGACTGCAGTGGCCGCAGGTCAAGGGCTCGCTGCGGGTGAACGGGGCGAGCGGCTGGATCTGCCTGGACGTGCACGGCAACCCGTACGACAAGGCCGTACCGATCGTGGAACTCCACGCCGACGGCGGCTCGCGCTTCGTGCGCATCGCCTGGCCGGAGGGGAAGCCGCCGGCGGGGGAATGTCTGCCGCCGTCCTAA
- a CDS encoding CU044_5270 family protein — MNQTPELPEKDLPPGRHRLLKEHLMTEIRYEDQAPVRQRNPWLRPALTAAAVATVAAVTFTLLPSSGDSGSGPRVTTAAAVLEDAALAAGHATGYGEIRDDQFTYVESKSSAVKIGKDGKRVVAPLHRREVWVSVDGHSEGVIRDETEPRDVSYPAYRPEEFPSQVYAGYNYLKSLPTNPDAMYDWFQKAPSAFLVYLFSGVSPVVLERDQTIFLRVGELMGQGIVPPAQAAAFYQAAARLPGVTVDEDAVDVTGRHGVAVAREDAKMPLRVEWIFDEKTHQMIGQRTTLTRDYGKFKKGSVFEDDAILRRAVVDKAGERP, encoded by the coding sequence ATGAACCAGACTCCAGAACTGCCGGAGAAGGACCTTCCGCCGGGCCGTCACCGACTCCTCAAGGAGCATCTGATGACCGAGATCCGGTACGAGGACCAGGCCCCCGTCCGCCAGCGGAACCCGTGGCTGCGCCCCGCGCTCACGGCGGCGGCCGTGGCGACCGTCGCCGCCGTCACCTTCACGCTGCTGCCGTCGTCCGGCGACTCCGGCTCCGGACCGCGCGTCACCACGGCGGCCGCCGTCCTGGAGGACGCGGCGCTGGCCGCCGGGCACGCGACGGGGTACGGCGAGATCCGCGACGACCAGTTCACCTACGTCGAGTCCAAATCGTCCGCCGTCAAGATCGGCAAGGACGGAAAGCGGGTCGTCGCCCCCCTGCACCGCAGGGAGGTCTGGGTGTCCGTGGACGGCCACAGCGAGGGTGTGATCCGGGACGAGACCGAGCCGCGCGACGTGAGTTACCCGGCCTATCGGCCGGAGGAGTTCCCGAGCCAGGTGTACGCCGGATACAACTACCTCAAGTCCCTGCCCACCAACCCGGACGCGATGTACGACTGGTTCCAAAAAGCCCCCTCCGCGTTTTTGGTGTACCTGTTCAGCGGCGTGTCACCCGTCGTCCTCGAGAGGGACCAGACGATCTTCCTGCGTGTGGGCGAATTGATGGGGCAGGGAATCGTGCCGCCCGCACAGGCCGCCGCGTTCTACCAGGCCGCCGCCCGTCTCCCCGGGGTGACCGTGGACGAGGACGCCGTGGACGTGACAGGACGGCACGGCGTGGCGGTCGCTCGTGAGGACGCGAAAATGCCGCTCCGGGTCGAATGGATCTTCGATGAGAAGACGCACCAGATGATCGGGCAGCGGACTACCCTCACCCGGGACTACGGAAAGTTCAAGAAGGGGTCGGTGTTCGAGGACGACGCCATCCTGCGCCGCGCCGTCGTCGACAAGGCGGGCGAGCGGCCGTAA
- a CDS encoding RNA polymerase sigma factor, with protein MSSLRKRIRAGDHDAFGELFDAYARSVYNHAYRLTGEWTVAEDVVSLTFLDAWRLREKLDEDGGSLRPWLLGIATNVTRNTRRAARRHAAAVARLPRGEPLDDFAEEIAGRLDDAERLALVRSAFAKLRRAEREVLALCVWGGLDYAAAAEALGVPVGTVRSRLSRARTKLAKYLELPQNNGQMRGDRITAVGPLREGNR; from the coding sequence ATGAGCAGTCTGAGGAAACGCATCCGCGCGGGGGACCACGACGCCTTCGGTGAGCTCTTCGACGCCTACGCACGCTCCGTCTACAACCATGCCTACCGGCTCACGGGGGAGTGGACGGTCGCCGAGGACGTCGTCTCGCTGACCTTCCTGGACGCCTGGCGGCTGCGCGAGAAGCTCGACGAGGATGGCGGTTCGCTTCGCCCGTGGCTGCTGGGCATCGCCACCAACGTCACGCGAAACACCCGCCGCGCGGCCCGAAGACACGCGGCGGCCGTCGCCCGGCTGCCGCGCGGCGAGCCGCTGGACGACTTCGCCGAGGAGATCGCGGGCCGTCTCGACGACGCCGAGCGACTCGCCCTCGTACGCAGCGCCTTCGCGAAGCTGCGGCGGGCCGAGCGGGAGGTGCTGGCGTTGTGCGTGTGGGGCGGGCTGGACTACGCGGCGGCCGCCGAGGCGCTGGGTGTGCCGGTCGGGACGGTGCGGTCGCGGTTGTCGAGGGCGCGGACGAAACTCGCGAAATACCTGGAACTCCCGCAAAACAACGGACAGATGAGAGGTGACCGCATCACCGCGGTCGGCCCCCTGAGGGAGGGAAACCGATGA
- the ccsB gene encoding c-type cytochrome biogenesis protein CcsB encodes MTLAAATDLAAASNENLANISNTLIYSSMAVYTLAFFAYIAEWLLGSRSKVGRTAAALTAEAQAAAKGPAVTVKKNGGTAVLERPQVVVRSAAGARDVPDGPGAHGGDEQGDMYGRIAVSLTVLAFLVELAGVVARAASVERAPWGNMYEFNITFSTVAVGVYLGLLALKKNVRWLGLFLITTVLLDLGLAVTVLYTASDQLVPALHSYWLYIHVSTAIFCGAVFYVGAVATILYLFKDSYENKLATGGKPGRFANSVLDRLPASASLDKFAYRVNAAVFPLWTFTIIAGAIWAGDAWGRYWGWDPKETWSFITWVAYACYLHARATAGWKGRKAAYLAMIAFGCWLFNYYGVNIFVSGKHSYAGV; translated from the coding sequence GTGACTCTCGCCGCCGCAACCGATCTGGCCGCCGCCTCCAACGAGAATCTCGCGAACATCAGCAACACGCTGATCTACTCCTCGATGGCCGTCTACACGCTGGCCTTCTTCGCGTACATCGCCGAATGGCTCCTCGGCAGCCGCAGCAAGGTCGGCCGCACCGCCGCCGCGCTGACCGCCGAGGCGCAGGCCGCGGCGAAGGGCCCGGCCGTCACCGTCAAGAAGAACGGCGGCACGGCCGTCCTGGAGCGCCCGCAGGTCGTGGTGCGCTCCGCAGCCGGCGCACGCGACGTGCCCGACGGGCCGGGCGCGCACGGCGGTGACGAGCAGGGCGACATGTACGGCCGGATCGCCGTCTCCCTCACGGTGCTCGCCTTCCTGGTCGAGCTGGCCGGCGTCGTGGCCCGCGCGGCCTCGGTGGAACGCGCGCCGTGGGGCAACATGTACGAGTTCAACATCACCTTCTCCACGGTGGCCGTCGGCGTGTACCTCGGGCTGCTGGCGCTGAAGAAGAACGTGCGCTGGCTCGGCCTGTTCCTGATCACCACGGTCCTGCTGGACCTGGGCCTCGCCGTCACCGTCCTCTACACGGCGAGCGACCAGCTGGTCCCGGCCCTGCACTCGTACTGGCTGTACATCCACGTCTCCACCGCCATCTTCTGCGGCGCGGTGTTCTACGTCGGCGCGGTCGCCACGATCCTGTACCTGTTCAAGGACTCCTACGAGAACAAGCTCGCGACCGGTGGCAAGCCGGGCCGCTTCGCGAACTCGGTGCTCGACCGGCTCCCCGCCTCCGCGTCCCTCGACAAGTTCGCGTACCGCGTCAACGCGGCGGTCTTCCCGCTGTGGACGTTCACGATCATCGCGGGCGCGATCTGGGCGGGCGACGCGTGGGGCCGTTACTGGGGCTGGGACCCCAAGGAGACCTGGTCGTTCATCACCTGGGTCGCCTACGCCTGCTACCTGCACGCCCGTGCCACGGCCGGCTGGAAGGGCCGCAAGGCCGCCTACCTGGCGATGATCGCCTTCGGCTGCTGGCTGTTCAACTACTACGGCGTCAACATCTTCGTCTCCGGCAAGCACTCGTACGCGGGCGTGTAA
- the resB gene encoding cytochrome c biogenesis protein ResB produces the protein MSKTTTPGKSPTPGKSPTTGKSPTTGESPTGTTSTTGEVTPVAPVAPDDQDIGAAGSQLSTAPVDSLASGPGLGLVGWARWFWRQLTSMRVALLLLLLLALGAIPGSLIPQSGTDETKVADFRQAHRTLAPVYDRLGLFHVYSSAWFSAVYILLFVSLIGCIVPRTWQFVGQLRGRPPGAPKRLTRLPAYTTWRTEAEPEQVREAALALLKKRRFRAHLAGDAVAAEKGYLREVGNLAFHVALIVMLVAFAWGQLYKSEGNKLVVEGDGGFSNTLTQYDDFKSGTLFNTDDLTPFSFRLDKFTGTYETSGPNKGTPRTYQAALTYSVGAYGKGKKDVVKVNHPLEIGDSKVYLTAHGYAPLVTVRDGKGKIVYSDAVPLLPLDSNVTSSGVVKVYDGYKNAKGVSEQLAFQAFFLPSYVKGMETASSFPALLNPVLNLVPYHGDLGVNSGIPQSVYQLEKTHMKDFKDAKGAQVRENLKPGETLTLPGGAGSITYEGTQQWANFQITQQPGSGWALGGALAAIFGLAASLFVQRRRVWVRAVKDADGVTVVEMAGLGRSESAKVPEELGDLAGTLYDQAPGAPEPDPTDSPEPEVVPAEGSEK, from the coding sequence ATGAGCAAGACCACGACACCCGGCAAGAGCCCGACACCCGGCAAGAGCCCGACAACCGGCAAGAGCCCGACAACCGGCGAGAGCCCGACCGGCACGACCTCGACGACCGGTGAGGTGACCCCCGTCGCCCCCGTCGCCCCCGACGACCAGGACATCGGCGCCGCCGGCTCCCAGCTGTCCACCGCGCCGGTGGACTCCCTGGCCAGTGGGCCCGGCCTGGGGCTCGTCGGCTGGGCCCGCTGGTTCTGGCGTCAGCTCACGTCCATGCGGGTCGCGCTGCTGCTCCTGCTGCTGCTGGCGCTCGGCGCGATCCCCGGCTCGCTGATCCCGCAGTCCGGTACCGACGAGACGAAGGTCGCCGACTTCCGCCAGGCGCACCGGACGCTCGCGCCGGTCTACGACAGGCTCGGCCTCTTCCACGTCTACAGCTCGGCGTGGTTCTCCGCGGTCTACATCCTGCTGTTCGTCTCCCTCATCGGCTGCATCGTTCCCCGCACCTGGCAGTTCGTGGGCCAGCTGCGCGGCCGTCCGCCGGGCGCGCCCAAGCGTCTGACCCGGCTGCCCGCGTACACGACGTGGCGCACCGAGGCCGAGCCGGAGCAGGTCCGCGAGGCCGCGCTCGCCCTGCTGAAGAAGCGCCGCTTCCGGGCGCACCTCGCCGGGGACGCCGTCGCCGCCGAGAAGGGCTACCTCCGGGAGGTCGGCAACCTCGCCTTCCACGTCGCGCTGATCGTGATGCTGGTCGCCTTCGCCTGGGGCCAGCTGTACAAGTCCGAGGGCAACAAGCTGGTCGTCGAGGGCGACGGCGGCTTCTCCAACACCCTCACCCAGTACGACGACTTCAAGTCCGGCACCCTCTTCAACACCGACGACCTCACGCCGTTCAGCTTCAGGCTGGACAAGTTCACCGGCACGTACGAGACGAGCGGCCCCAACAAGGGCACCCCGCGCACCTACCAGGCCGCCCTCACCTACAGCGTGGGCGCGTACGGCAAGGGCAAGAAGGACGTCGTCAAGGTCAACCACCCGCTGGAGATCGGCGACTCCAAGGTCTACCTCACCGCCCACGGCTACGCCCCCCTCGTCACCGTCCGGGACGGCAAGGGCAAGATCGTCTACAGCGACGCCGTACCGCTGTTGCCGCTGGACTCCAACGTCACCTCCTCCGGGGTCGTCAAGGTCTACGACGGCTACAAGAACGCCAAGGGCGTCTCCGAGCAGCTCGCCTTCCAGGCGTTCTTCCTGCCGTCGTACGTCAAGGGCATGGAGACGGCCTCCAGCTTCCCCGCGCTGCTCAACCCCGTGCTGAACCTCGTTCCGTACCACGGTGACCTCGGCGTCAACTCGGGCATCCCGCAGAGCGTGTACCAGCTCGAGAAGACCCACATGAAGGACTTCAAGGACGCCAAGGGCGCGCAGGTGCGGGAGAACCTGAAGCCCGGCGAGACCCTGACCCTCCCGGGCGGTGCCGGCTCGATCACCTACGAGGGCACCCAGCAGTGGGCGAACTTCCAGATCACCCAGCAGCCGGGCAGCGGCTGGGCGCTGGGCGGCGCGCTCGCCGCGATCTTCGGCCTGGCCGCGTCCCTGTTCGTCCAGCGCCGCCGGGTGTGGGTGCGTGCGGTGAAGGACGCCGACGGCGTCACGGTCGTCGAGATGGCCGGCCTGGGCCGCAGCGAGTCCGCCAAGGTGCCCGAGGAACTCGGCGACCTCGCCGGAACCCTGTACGACCAGGCTCCCGGAGCCCCGGAACCTGACCCCACCGATTCCCCCGAACCCGAAGTCGTACCTGCCGAAGGGTCTGAGAAGTGA
- a CDS encoding cytochrome c biogenesis CcdA family protein, translated as MSAVTTLAATGYNDTVLNGALLVALPIALLGGLVSFFSPCVLPLVPGYLSYVTGVAGTDLAEARRGRMVAGASLFVLGFTAVFVSSGALFGYFGQNLQDSQGVLSKVLGVLMIIMGVFFMGLMPWMTQREFRFHKRPVAGLAGAPLLGALFGIGWTPCIGPTLASVIALSSQQGSAGRGAILTVAYCLGLGVPFVLAAVAFRKALGAFGWVKRHYVWVMRIGGTMMIVTGLLLLTGAWDRLVQDIQSWSAGFTVGI; from the coding sequence GTGAGCGCAGTCACCACGCTCGCCGCGACGGGCTACAACGACACGGTGCTCAACGGCGCCCTGCTCGTCGCCCTGCCCATCGCCCTGCTGGGCGGTCTCGTCTCCTTCTTCTCGCCCTGCGTCCTGCCGCTCGTCCCCGGCTATCTGTCGTACGTCACGGGCGTCGCCGGCACCGACCTGGCCGAGGCCCGCCGCGGCCGGATGGTCGCCGGCGCCTCGCTCTTCGTCCTCGGCTTCACCGCCGTGTTCGTCTCCAGCGGGGCCCTGTTCGGCTACTTCGGCCAGAACCTCCAGGACAGCCAGGGCGTCCTGTCCAAGGTGCTGGGCGTGCTCATGATCATCATGGGCGTCTTCTTCATGGGTCTGATGCCCTGGATGACCCAGCGGGAGTTCCGCTTCCACAAGCGGCCCGTCGCCGGACTGGCCGGCGCCCCGCTGCTCGGCGCGCTGTTCGGCATCGGCTGGACCCCGTGCATCGGCCCCACCCTCGCCTCCGTGATCGCCCTCTCCTCCCAGCAGGGAAGCGCGGGCCGCGGTGCCATACTGACCGTCGCCTACTGCCTCGGCCTCGGTGTGCCGTTCGTGCTCGCCGCGGTCGCCTTCCGCAAGGCGCTCGGCGCCTTCGGCTGGGTCAAGCGTCACTACGTCTGGGTGATGCGGATCGGCGGCACGATGATGATCGTGACCGGTCTGCTGCTGCTGACCGGTGCGTGGGACCGCCTCGTGCAGGACATCCAGTCCTGGTCCGCCGGCTTCACTGTGGGGATCTGA